A genomic window from Candidatus Thorarchaeota archaeon includes:
- a CDS encoding type II toxin-antitoxin system VapC family toxin, whose product MEALTSVCLDTSFLVDFLRGAHSTRTTYQRLRSEGYRLATTTITAFEVFRGVDKRGRIKHEEQAVRRLFSRLPVWTLDVKSAELGSRVYTELERTGNVIGINDCLVAAIALSNGCRKIVSNDSHFQRIPNIEMISY is encoded by the coding sequence TTGGAAGCATTGACTTCTGTCTGTCTTGACACGTCCTTCCTAGTCGATTTCCTCCGTGGAGCGCATAGTACACGTACCACATATCAACGTCTGCGGTCGGAGGGCTACAGACTTGCCACAACCACTATCACTGCCTTTGAGGTTTTTAGAGGGGTAGACAAGAGAGGTCGTATCAAACATGAGGAACAGGCCGTGCGAAGACTCTTCTCCCGACTGCCAGTCTGGACTCTCGATGTGAAATCTGCTGAACTAGGAAGCAGAGTCTATACAGAACTGGAACGAACCGGCAATGTCATTGGCATCAATGATTGCTTGGTGGCTGCCATCGCGCTGTCAAACGGATGCCGAAAGATAGTGTCTAACGATTCTCATTTCCAGAGAATTCCTAACATTGAGATGATATCATACTAG